The following proteins are encoded in a genomic region of Nocardioides sp. cx-173:
- a CDS encoding MDR family MFS transporter, translating into MSVATAPTDPETASRPVALTGRARTMAFATIGMGMLLAALDGTIVSTALPTIVGDLGGGNHVSWVVTSYLLAQTAVTAIVGKFGDQFGRKLLFQLSVTVFILGSALCGLSEGMVWLIASRAVQGIGAGGLTVTATALIADIIPLRERGKFQGALGAVFGVATVIGPLLGGVLTDSASWRWCFYVNVPLAAVVIVAARFTIPHIPGGARHRIDYAGMATVALGASMLVLATSLGGTTYGWGSWQIVGLIVGGLAVLAVFVLIERRATEPILPMRLFRSRVFADCCALSFVVGFTMLGAMTFLPTFFQYVEGVSATDSGMRMLPLVLGLLLTAILSGNIVSKTGRYKVFPVVGSLVMAVGLALLSRMDASTPLALSSLYLFVLGLGIGLSMQVLTIIVQGSVPYAELGVATSGVTFFRTMGSAFGAAIFGTLYANFLSDRLPAAIAKSPGVTSAELATPSALHRLKDSVIAPIVDAYADALSQVFLWAAPVALVAFVLALLLPQVHLVDSLAHGASDLGSGFGAPEALPSEELLSRRIARLLHGREGDRVLEVLEAGTPDLDAAGIWALVQIYGLTSSRRTADIARIAGSRSLPPAVLEPVFRRVADQGFIEGDLHDLVLSARGLRAVGRLRDDLAEWILAHLEGMDDQTPEGVRQAVASVAQRIVVERSEHEPSPPRAAAGADHRVGGPASG; encoded by the coding sequence ATGTCTGTCGCCACGGCTCCCACTGACCCGGAGACTGCGTCGCGGCCGGTCGCCCTCACCGGGCGGGCCCGGACCATGGCGTTCGCGACCATCGGCATGGGGATGCTGCTGGCCGCACTGGACGGGACGATCGTCTCCACGGCCCTGCCGACGATCGTCGGTGACCTGGGCGGGGGCAACCACGTCTCCTGGGTGGTGACGTCCTACCTGCTGGCGCAGACTGCGGTGACGGCCATCGTCGGCAAGTTCGGCGACCAGTTCGGGCGCAAGCTCCTGTTCCAGCTCAGCGTCACCGTGTTCATCCTCGGCTCCGCGCTCTGTGGGCTCTCGGAGGGCATGGTCTGGCTCATCGCGTCCCGCGCGGTCCAGGGGATCGGGGCCGGGGGGCTCACGGTCACCGCGACCGCCCTGATCGCCGACATCATCCCCCTTCGTGAGCGCGGCAAGTTCCAGGGAGCCCTCGGCGCGGTCTTCGGGGTCGCCACGGTCATCGGCCCGCTCCTGGGTGGGGTGCTCACCGACAGCGCCAGCTGGCGCTGGTGCTTCTACGTGAACGTGCCGCTCGCCGCGGTCGTCATCGTCGCGGCCCGCTTCACCATTCCCCACATCCCCGGCGGAGCCCGCCATCGCATCGACTACGCCGGCATGGCCACCGTCGCGCTGGGTGCCTCGATGCTCGTGCTCGCGACCAGCCTGGGCGGCACCACCTACGGCTGGGGGTCATGGCAGATCGTGGGCCTGATCGTCGGCGGCCTCGCGGTGCTCGCCGTGTTCGTGCTCATCGAAAGACGGGCGACGGAGCCGATCTTGCCCATGCGGCTGTTCCGGTCGCGGGTGTTCGCCGACTGTTGCGCCCTGAGCTTCGTCGTCGGCTTCACGATGCTCGGTGCGATGACGTTCCTGCCCACGTTCTTCCAGTACGTCGAGGGCGTCTCGGCCACCGACTCCGGGATGCGGATGCTGCCCTTGGTGCTCGGCCTGCTCCTCACGGCGATCCTCAGCGGCAACATCGTGAGCAAGACCGGGCGCTACAAGGTCTTCCCCGTGGTGGGCAGCCTGGTCATGGCGGTCGGGCTGGCCCTGCTCTCACGCATGGATGCGTCGACCCCGCTGGCGCTGTCCTCGCTCTACCTGTTCGTCCTCGGCTTGGGCATCGGGTTGAGCATGCAGGTGCTCACGATCATCGTGCAGGGCTCGGTGCCCTACGCCGAGCTCGGGGTCGCGACGTCGGGCGTCACCTTCTTCCGCACCATGGGCAGTGCCTTCGGCGCCGCCATCTTCGGGACCCTCTACGCCAACTTCCTCAGTGACCGGCTTCCCGCGGCCATCGCCAAGAGCCCCGGTGTCACCTCCGCCGAACTGGCCACCCCGAGCGCGCTCCACAGGCTCAAGGACAGCGTCATCGCCCCCATCGTCGACGCGTACGCCGACGCGCTCAGTCAGGTGTTCCTGTGGGCCGCCCCCGTGGCGCTGGTCGCGTTCGTCCTCGCACTGCTGCTTCCGCAGGTGCATCTGGTCGACAGCCTGGCGCACGGGGCGAGCGACCTCGGGTCGGGCTTCGGCGCGCCGGAGGCGCTACCCAGCGAGGAGCTCCTGTCCCGCCGGATCGCGCGCCTGCTCCACGGCCGCGAGGGCGACCGGGTCCTGGAGGTGCTCGAGGCCGGCACGCCGGACCTCGATGCGGCAGGCATCTGGGCCCTGGTCCAGATCTACGGGCTGACCTCCTCGAGGCGCACCGCCGATATCGCCCGGATAGCCGGGTCGCGGAGCCTCCCGCCGGCGGTCCTGGAGCCGGTCTTCCGCCGCGTGGCCGACCAGGGTTTCATCGAGGGCGACCTGCACGACCTCGTGCTCAGCGCACGCGGCCTCCGGGCCGTCGGCCGGCTGCGAGACGACCTGGCGGAGTGGATCCTGGCGCATCTCGAGGGCATGGACGACCAGACGCCGGAGGGTGTCCGGCAGGCTGTGGCATCGGTCGCCCAGCGGATCGTGGTGGAGCGGTCCGAGCACGAGCCGAGTCCGCCGCGCGCGGCGGCTGGCGCCGACCATCGAGTCGGAGGTCCAGCCTCCGGCTGA
- the metH gene encoding methionine synthase produces the protein MSRPQDLRPDATDLLTATLRERIMVIDGAMGTAIQRDRPDEAGYRGERFADWPSDLQGNNDLLTLTQPDIIGGIHREYLEAGADLVETNTFNANAISLGDYGMQELAYELNYESARLARREADAMTARTPDRPRYVAGAFGPTSRTASISPDVNDPGARNVSYDQLVEAYLEAGRGLLDGGSDLLFIETIFDTLNAKAAIFAVETLFEEYGRRWPVIVSGTITDASGRTLSGQVTEAFWDSIRHARPLAVGLNCALGAKEMRPYIAEMSRLADSFVSCYPNAGLPNAFGEYDEAPEETAAIVEEFAESGFVNLVGGCCGTTPAHIAAIAQAVEGKPRREPVQVSPAMRLSGLEPFTIDEDSLFVNVGERTNITGSARFRNLIKDGDYDAALAVALQQVENGAQVIDVNMDEGMIDGVAAMDRFLKLIASEPDISRVPIMVDSSKWEVIEAGLKCVQGKPIVNSISMKEGEDKFREHARLCKKYGAAAVVMAFDEDGQADNLERRKQICERAYRILVDEVDFPPEDIIFDPNVFAVATGIEEHASYGLDFIEATRWIKQNLPGAKVSGGISNVSFSFRGNNPVREAIHAVFLYHAIEAGLDMGIVNAGALVVYDQVEPELRERIEDVVLNRRPDAAERLLEIAEAHNKAGEKEETAAQEWRSLPVGERITHALVKGIDAYAESDTEELRQLIADRGGRPIEVIEGPLMDGMNVVGDLFGAGKMFLPQVVKSARVMKKAVAYLIPFIEQEKLDNPEYATAKETNGTIVMATVKGDVHDIGKNIVGVVLQCNNYEVIDLGVMVPAQKILDAAKEHDADIIGLSGLITPSLDEMVTLATEMQRQGLTIPLLIGGATTSRAHTAVKVDPKYDGPVVWVKDASRSVPTAAALLHDDRRTALMAEVKEDYDALRARHAGKSERKLLSYADAKANATPIDWEGYVPPPPKQSGVHVLDDYDIAELREYIDWQPFFNAWEMKGRFPDILNNPTSGETARKLYDDANEMLDRIIAEKWITARGVYGFLPANSDGDDVLTFTDDSRKQTGTVLHHLRQQGDHREGVPNRSLADYVAPVGTGLPDHIGGFAVTAGIGLPERVKAFRDDLDDYNAILIESLADRLAEAFAERLHQRVRTEFWGHVADEQLSNQDLIAEKYDGIRPAPGYPACPDHTEKPLLWDLLDVEANTGITLTESMAMWPGASVSGWYFSHPESQYFVVGRLGRDQVADYAERKGWTLAEAERWLSPNLGYDPED, from the coding sequence GTGTCCCGACCTCAGGACCTGCGACCCGATGCCACCGACCTCCTCACCGCGACGCTGCGGGAGCGGATCATGGTCATCGACGGCGCCATGGGGACGGCGATCCAGCGGGACCGCCCGGACGAGGCCGGCTACCGCGGCGAGCGGTTCGCGGACTGGCCCAGCGACCTCCAGGGCAACAACGACCTCCTCACGCTGACCCAGCCGGACATCATCGGCGGCATCCACCGCGAGTACCTCGAGGCCGGCGCGGACCTGGTCGAGACCAACACGTTCAACGCCAACGCCATCTCCCTGGGCGACTACGGCATGCAGGAGCTCGCCTACGAGCTCAACTACGAGTCCGCCCGGCTGGCCCGCCGCGAGGCCGACGCCATGACCGCGCGGACGCCGGATCGGCCCAGGTACGTCGCCGGCGCGTTCGGTCCGACCAGCCGCACGGCCTCCATCTCGCCCGACGTCAACGACCCCGGCGCCCGCAACGTCAGCTACGACCAGCTGGTCGAGGCCTACCTGGAGGCCGGTCGCGGGCTGCTCGACGGCGGCTCGGACCTGCTCTTCATCGAGACCATCTTCGACACCCTCAACGCCAAGGCCGCGATCTTCGCGGTCGAGACGCTGTTCGAGGAGTACGGCCGCCGCTGGCCCGTCATCGTCTCCGGCACGATCACCGACGCCTCGGGGCGCACTCTCTCCGGCCAGGTGACCGAGGCGTTCTGGGACTCGATCCGGCACGCCCGCCCGCTGGCGGTCGGTCTCAACTGCGCGCTCGGGGCCAAGGAGATGCGGCCCTACATCGCCGAGATGTCCCGCCTGGCCGACAGCTTCGTGTCGTGCTACCCCAACGCCGGCCTGCCCAACGCGTTCGGTGAGTACGACGAGGCGCCGGAGGAGACCGCCGCGATCGTCGAGGAGTTCGCCGAGAGCGGCTTCGTCAACCTGGTCGGCGGCTGCTGCGGCACCACCCCGGCGCACATCGCGGCCATCGCGCAGGCCGTCGAGGGCAAGCCGCGTCGCGAGCCGGTCCAGGTCAGTCCGGCCATGCGCCTGTCCGGCCTGGAGCCGTTCACGATCGACGAGGACAGCCTCTTCGTCAACGTCGGCGAGCGCACCAACATCACCGGCTCGGCGCGGTTCCGCAACCTCATCAAGGACGGCGACTACGACGCTGCCCTTGCCGTGGCCCTGCAGCAGGTCGAGAACGGCGCCCAGGTCATCGACGTCAACATGGACGAGGGGATGATCGACGGGGTCGCGGCGATGGACCGCTTCCTGAAGCTCATCGCCTCGGAGCCCGACATCAGCCGGGTCCCGATCATGGTCGACTCCTCCAAGTGGGAGGTGATCGAGGCCGGCCTCAAGTGTGTGCAGGGCAAGCCGATCGTCAACTCGATCTCCATGAAGGAGGGCGAGGACAAGTTCCGCGAGCACGCGCGCCTGTGCAAGAAGTACGGCGCAGCCGCGGTCGTCATGGCCTTCGACGAGGACGGCCAGGCCGACAACCTGGAGCGGCGCAAGCAGATCTGCGAGCGCGCCTACCGGATCCTGGTCGACGAGGTCGACTTCCCGCCCGAGGACATCATCTTCGACCCCAACGTCTTCGCCGTCGCCACCGGCATCGAGGAGCATGCCTCCTACGGCCTGGACTTCATCGAGGCCACCCGCTGGATCAAGCAGAACCTGCCGGGTGCCAAGGTCTCCGGCGGCATCTCCAACGTCTCCTTCTCCTTCCGCGGCAACAACCCGGTGCGCGAGGCGATCCACGCGGTCTTCCTGTACCACGCGATCGAGGCCGGTCTCGACATGGGCATCGTCAACGCCGGTGCCCTGGTCGTCTACGACCAGGTGGAGCCGGAGCTGCGCGAGCGCATCGAGGACGTCGTGCTCAACCGCCGACCGGACGCCGCGGAGCGGCTGCTCGAGATCGCGGAGGCGCACAACAAGGCGGGGGAGAAGGAGGAGACCGCGGCCCAGGAGTGGCGCTCCCTGCCCGTCGGCGAGCGGATCACCCATGCGCTCGTGAAGGGCATCGACGCCTACGCCGAGTCCGACACCGAGGAGCTCCGCCAGCTCATCGCGGATCGCGGCGGCCGGCCGATCGAGGTCATCGAGGGCCCGCTGATGGACGGCATGAACGTCGTCGGCGACCTGTTCGGGGCGGGCAAGATGTTCCTGCCCCAGGTCGTGAAGTCGGCGCGGGTGATGAAGAAGGCCGTGGCCTACCTGATCCCGTTCATCGAGCAGGAGAAGCTCGACAACCCCGAGTACGCCACCGCGAAGGAGACCAACGGCACGATCGTCATGGCCACGGTCAAGGGCGACGTGCACGACATCGGCAAGAACATCGTCGGCGTCGTCCTGCAGTGCAACAACTACGAGGTCATCGACCTCGGCGTGATGGTCCCCGCTCAGAAGATCCTCGACGCGGCCAAGGAGCACGACGCCGACATCATCGGGCTGTCCGGCCTGATCACCCCCTCGCTCGATGAGATGGTGACGCTCGCGACCGAGATGCAGCGCCAGGGGCTCACCATCCCGCTGCTCATCGGCGGCGCCACGACCTCGCGCGCCCACACGGCCGTCAAGGTCGACCCCAAGTACGACGGTCCCGTCGTCTGGGTCAAGGACGCGTCCCGGTCGGTGCCGACCGCCGCCGCGCTCCTGCACGACGACCGCCGTACGGCCCTGATGGCCGAGGTCAAGGAGGACTACGACGCGCTGCGCGCCCGCCACGCGGGCAAGAGCGAGCGCAAGCTGCTCTCCTATGCGGACGCCAAGGCGAACGCGACCCCCATCGACTGGGAGGGCTACGTCCCTCCGCCGCCGAAGCAGAGCGGCGTCCACGTCCTGGACGACTACGACATCGCCGAGCTGCGCGAGTACATCGACTGGCAGCCGTTCTTCAACGCCTGGGAGATGAAGGGCAGGTTCCCCGACATCCTCAACAACCCGACGTCGGGCGAGACGGCGCGCAAGCTCTACGACGACGCCAACGAGATGCTGGACCGGATCATCGCGGAAAAGTGGATCACCGCCCGCGGCGTCTACGGCTTCCTGCCGGCCAACTCCGACGGCGACGACGTCCTGACCTTCACCGACGACTCCCGCAAGCAGACCGGCACGGTGCTGCATCACCTGCGCCAGCAGGGCGACCACCGCGAGGGCGTGCCCAACCGCTCGCTCGCCGACTACGTCGCCCCTGTCGGCACCGGTCTGCCCGACCACATCGGCGGCTTCGCGGTCACGGCCGGGATCGGGCTGCCGGAGCGGGTCAAGGCGTTCCGCGACGATCTCGACGACTACAACGCCATCCTCATCGAGTCCCTCGCCGACCGCCTCGCGGAGGCATTCGCCGAGCGCCTGCACCAGCGCGTGCGCACCGAGTTCTGGGGCCACGTCGCCGACGAGCAGCTCAGCAACCAGGACCTGATCGCCGAGAAGTACGACGGCATCCGGCCCGCGCCCGGCTACCCCGCGTGCCCCGACCACACCGAGAAGCCCCTGCTGTGGGACCTGCTCGACGTCGAGGCCAACACCGGCATCACGCTGACGGAGTCCATGGCGATGTGGCCGGGCGCCTCGGTCTCCGGGTGGTACTTCAGCCACCCGGAGTCGCAGTACTTCGTGGTGGGCCGACTCGGCCGCGACCAGGTCGCGGACTACGCCGAGCGCAAGGGCTGGACCCTCGCGGAGGCCGAGCGCTGGCTCTCGCCCAACCTGGGCTACGACCCGGAGGACTGA
- a CDS encoding PAC2 family protein yields the protein MIEIEDAPELVDPIVIAAFEGWNDAADAASGVVDHLMSVWHARVVGAVDPEDFYDFQVNRPQVGTDEHGYRRLTWPSTQIAVASPPDLDRDVILIRGIEPSMRWRQFCAELLAAIDELGGELVVTLGALLADSPHTRPIPVTGTATEPELVDRLKLEQSTYEGPTGIVGVFQDACAKLDVPAVSYWAAVPHYVAQPPCPKATLALLGQLEDLLEVSIPLGDLPEDARAWERGVDELAEEDEDVADYVRSLEETRDTADLPEASGEAIAREFERYLKRRGGDEAGPG from the coding sequence GTGATCGAGATCGAGGACGCCCCCGAGCTGGTGGACCCCATTGTGATCGCCGCCTTCGAGGGTTGGAACGACGCGGCGGATGCCGCGTCCGGGGTGGTGGACCACCTGATGTCCGTGTGGCACGCGCGGGTGGTGGGTGCCGTCGATCCGGAGGACTTCTACGACTTCCAGGTCAACCGCCCGCAGGTCGGTACCGACGAGCACGGCTACCGGCGCCTGACCTGGCCCAGCACCCAGATCGCCGTGGCGTCCCCGCCCGACCTCGACCGCGACGTGATCCTGATCCGCGGCATCGAGCCCAGCATGCGGTGGCGTCAGTTCTGCGCCGAGCTCCTGGCCGCGATCGACGAGCTCGGCGGCGAGCTCGTCGTCACTCTCGGCGCCCTGCTCGCGGACTCCCCCCACACCCGACCGATCCCGGTCACCGGAACCGCCACGGAGCCCGAGCTGGTCGACCGGCTCAAGCTGGAGCAGTCGACGTACGAGGGCCCGACCGGGATCGTCGGCGTCTTCCAGGACGCCTGCGCCAAGCTCGACGTCCCCGCGGTGTCGTACTGGGCGGCCGTCCCCCACTACGTCGCCCAGCCGCCGTGCCCGAAGGCCACGCTGGCCCTCCTCGGCCAGCTCGAGGACCTGCTCGAGGTCAGCATCCCGCTCGGGGACCTGCCGGAGGACGCCCGTGCCTGGGAGCGCGGCGTCGACGAGCTCGCCGAGGAGGACGAGGACGTCGCCGACTACGTCCGCAGCCTCGAAGAGACCCGGGACACCGCCGACCTGCCCGAGGCGTCCGGCGAGGCCATCGCCCGCGAGTTCGAGCGCTACCTCAAGCGCCGCGGTGGCGACGAAGCCGGCCCTGGCTGA
- the mshC gene encoding cysteine--1-D-myo-inosityl 2-amino-2-deoxy-alpha-D-glucopyranoside ligase, with protein MRAWSAPEVPTLPEVGPPVALHDTATGARVTTTPDGPARLYVCGITPYDATHLGHAATYVAFDLLNRAWRNAGHEVSFVENVTDVDDPLLERATKVGVDWVELAERETELFRQDMTALRVLPPDHLVGAVESIPLAVALIERLEAAGATYRVDSDVYFSVTADPAFGQESGYDRETMLRIFGERGGDPERAGKRDPLDCVLWRGERPGEPKWDSPFGPGRPGWHIECAAIAMHHLGGAFDVQGGGSDLVFPHHEMCAGHAQVAVPGTPFAQVYAHAGMVAYDGEKMSKSLGNLVFVSALRNSDVDPMGIRLALLRHHYRSDWEWTDAELWDSVDTVTSWRKAISLGAGAPAGPVVTEVLAALADDLDAPRAAAAVDAWAAATLGTDGLADTSDPDAAMTMLALLDAALGLSL; from the coding sequence ATGCGAGCCTGGAGCGCCCCCGAGGTCCCGACCCTGCCCGAGGTGGGTCCGCCCGTGGCGCTGCACGACACCGCCACCGGTGCCCGGGTCACGACCACCCCCGACGGGCCGGCGCGCCTCTACGTCTGCGGCATCACGCCCTACGACGCCACCCACCTCGGCCACGCGGCGACGTACGTGGCGTTCGACCTGCTCAACCGCGCCTGGCGCAACGCCGGCCACGAGGTCAGCTTCGTCGAGAACGTCACGGACGTCGACGACCCGCTCCTGGAGCGCGCCACGAAGGTCGGCGTCGACTGGGTCGAGCTCGCCGAGCGCGAGACCGAGCTGTTCCGCCAGGACATGACCGCCCTGCGCGTCCTCCCGCCCGACCACCTGGTGGGGGCGGTGGAGTCGATCCCCCTGGCGGTGGCGCTCATCGAGCGGCTCGAGGCCGCCGGGGCGACGTACCGCGTCGACAGCGACGTGTACTTCTCCGTGACCGCCGACCCGGCCTTCGGTCAGGAGTCGGGCTACGACCGCGAGACCATGCTGCGCATCTTCGGCGAGCGCGGCGGTGACCCGGAGCGAGCCGGCAAGCGCGACCCCCTGGACTGTGTCCTCTGGCGCGGGGAGCGGCCCGGTGAGCCCAAGTGGGACAGCCCGTTCGGGCCGGGTCGTCCTGGCTGGCACATCGAGTGCGCCGCGATCGCCATGCACCACCTCGGCGGTGCGTTCGACGTCCAGGGCGGCGGCTCCGACCTGGTCTTCCCCCACCACGAGATGTGCGCCGGCCACGCTCAGGTCGCCGTGCCCGGCACGCCCTTCGCGCAGGTCTACGCCCACGCCGGGATGGTCGCCTACGACGGCGAGAAGATGTCCAAGTCGCTCGGCAACCTGGTCTTCGTCTCCGCGCTGCGCAACAGTGACGTCGACCCGATGGGCATCCGCCTCGCGCTGCTGCGCCACCACTACCGCTCCGACTGGGAGTGGACCGACGCGGAGCTGTGGGACTCCGTCGACACGGTCACGTCCTGGCGCAAGGCGATCTCGCTCGGCGCCGGTGCCCCCGCCGGCCCCGTCGTGACGGAGGTCCTGGCAGCACTCGCTGACGACCTCGACGCGCCCCGCGCCGCCGCTGCGGTCGACGCGTGGGCCGCCGCCACCCTCGGCACCGACGGCCTGGCCGACACCAGCGACCCGGACGCTGCCATGACCATGCTGGCGCTGCTCGACGCCGCGCTCGGCCTGTCGCTCTGA
- a CDS encoding SCO1664 family protein, protein MTQAVPDPAPRPAFEPDGELTLQGRIMPASNATFLGQIGETTVVYKPIAGERPLWDFPDGHLAGREVAAYLVSEATGWDVVPHTWLREGPHGLGMCQLWQEPDEKQEAVTLVPEGQVPDGWLHVFDGLDGREQGVSLIHEDTVALRRMAVFDVVVNNADRKGGHVLAMSDGHRYGVDHGIAFHHEHKLRTVLWGWQGEALTDEEDRVVRRLRAELRGGLGEALAQHLTDQEIEAFDRRCRRLVNTGHLPLSSSDWPAIPWPPF, encoded by the coding sequence GTGACCCAGGCCGTGCCCGACCCGGCTCCCAGGCCGGCGTTCGAGCCCGACGGGGAGCTCACTCTGCAGGGGCGGATCATGCCGGCCTCCAACGCGACCTTCCTCGGTCAGATCGGCGAGACCACCGTCGTCTACAAGCCCATCGCGGGGGAGCGGCCGCTGTGGGACTTCCCCGACGGCCACCTGGCCGGCCGCGAGGTGGCGGCGTACCTGGTCTCCGAGGCCACCGGCTGGGACGTCGTGCCGCACACCTGGCTGCGCGAGGGGCCGCACGGTCTCGGCATGTGCCAGCTCTGGCAGGAGCCGGACGAGAAGCAGGAGGCGGTCACCCTGGTCCCGGAAGGTCAGGTGCCGGACGGCTGGCTCCACGTCTTCGACGGGCTCGACGGGCGGGAGCAGGGGGTCTCGCTCATCCACGAGGACACCGTGGCGCTACGGCGCATGGCGGTGTTCGACGTCGTGGTCAACAACGCCGACCGCAAGGGCGGCCACGTGCTGGCGATGAGCGATGGGCACCGCTACGGCGTGGACCACGGCATCGCCTTCCATCACGAGCACAAGCTGCGGACCGTCCTGTGGGGATGGCAGGGCGAGGCGCTGACTGACGAGGAGGACCGGGTCGTGCGCCGCCTGCGCGCCGAGCTCCGCGGTGGTCTGGGCGAGGCGCTGGCACAGCACCTGACCGACCAGGAGATCGAGGCCTTCGACCGCCGGTGTCGCCGCCTGGTCAACACCGGGCACCTCCCGCTGTCGAGCAGCGACTGGCCTGCCATCCCGTGGCCGCCCTTCTGA
- a CDS encoding DUF3090 domain-containing protein, protein MAPIMHGFDPPERFVAGTVGPPGSRTFFLQARSGVRLTSIALEKQQVAALAERVDELLDEVMASDTAAGVIPAVAPLGLEDTHPLEQPIEEEFRAGTMTLSWDPSDQKIVIEVFPFSEAAVVTPDQAEEDVDFEEPEPEEVFVVRIDAGHARAFVKRAAQVLDAGRPSCPFCGNPMDPDGHLCVRANGFRRRDP, encoded by the coding sequence ATGGCACCGATCATGCACGGATTCGACCCGCCCGAGCGCTTCGTCGCGGGCACGGTCGGACCCCCGGGATCGCGCACCTTCTTCCTCCAGGCGCGCAGCGGCGTCCGACTCACCAGCATCGCGCTGGAGAAGCAGCAGGTAGCCGCCCTGGCCGAGCGCGTCGACGAGCTGCTCGACGAGGTGATGGCCAGTGACACGGCCGCGGGCGTCATCCCGGCCGTGGCACCGCTGGGCCTCGAGGACACCCACCCCCTGGAGCAGCCGATCGAGGAGGAGTTCCGCGCCGGAACCATGACCCTGTCCTGGGACCCCTCCGACCAGAAGATCGTGATCGAGGTGTTCCCCTTCTCCGAGGCCGCCGTCGTGACCCCGGACCAGGCGGAGGAGGACGTGGACTTCGAGGAGCCCGAGCCGGAGGAGGTCTTCGTCGTGCGGATCGACGCCGGTCACGCCCGGGCGTTCGTCAAGCGGGCCGCGCAGGTGCTGGACGCCGGCCGCCCGAGCTGCCCCTTCTGCGGCAACCCGATGGACCCCGACGGCCACCTCTGCGTGCGCGCCAACGGGTTCCGCAGGCGGGACCCGTGA
- a CDS encoding histidine phosphatase family protein, translated as MATVILVRHGRTSANASGTLAGRTPGVKLDETGTAQARRTAERLAVVPLSAVVTSPLERCRQTARIITAGHPAAPRTVSERGITECDYGEWQGRLLKDLAKEKIWGVVQTQPSAATFPGGESLQAMQARSVEAVRRHDAAIEAEHGPGAVWVAVSHGDIIKSVLADALGMHLDLFQRLHVDPASVSIVRYTGTRPYVLATNTHDGDLSWLAAPPAKRTRRRKTAEDAPVGGGAGPSARS; from the coding sequence ATGGCAACTGTGATCCTGGTCCGACACGGCCGGACGAGCGCCAACGCCAGCGGCACCCTCGCGGGGCGCACGCCAGGCGTCAAGCTCGATGAGACCGGGACGGCCCAGGCGCGGCGTACGGCCGAGCGGTTGGCCGTGGTCCCGCTCTCCGCCGTGGTCACCAGCCCCCTGGAGCGCTGCCGCCAGACGGCGAGGATCATCACCGCCGGCCATCCTGCCGCCCCCAGGACCGTCAGCGAGCGCGGCATCACCGAGTGTGACTACGGCGAGTGGCAGGGCCGGCTGCTCAAGGACCTCGCCAAGGAGAAGATCTGGGGCGTGGTGCAGACCCAGCCGTCGGCGGCGACGTTCCCCGGCGGGGAGTCGCTCCAGGCGATGCAGGCCCGCTCGGTCGAGGCCGTACGGCGCCATGACGCGGCGATCGAGGCCGAGCACGGGCCCGGGGCGGTGTGGGTGGCCGTGAGTCACGGGGACATCATCAAGTCGGTCCTGGCCGACGCCCTCGGCATGCACCTCGACCTGTTCCAGCGCCTGCACGTCGACCCGGCCTCGGTGTCGATCGTGCGCTACACCGGCACTCGCCCCTACGTCCTCGCCACCAACACCCACGACGGCGACCTGTCCTGGCTCGCGGCTCCGCCCGCGAAGCGGACCCGCCGCCGCAAGACCGCCGAGGACGCACCCGTTGGCGGTGGCGCGGGCCCTTCGGCCCGGTCATAG